The following proteins are encoded in a genomic region of Montipora foliosa isolate CH-2021 chromosome 10, ASM3666993v2, whole genome shotgun sequence:
- the LOC137972617 gene encoding E3 ubiquitin-protein ligase TRIM71-like, which translates to MDVQQLFKNLKKEAECSLCIETVKNPKTLACLHSFCLECLNRHANFARRQLKATIKCPVCQTSFQIPDTDTFENLPSSFHLNRLVDVLALEDGSVQSQRCSSCDENNTATSYCFVCQDFLCASCFEAHQRLKATRGHRNVLIDKLQAQDVQELIHRPVMCSQQYHEDQPLEFYCEDCKVLICHKCTVVSHDRHSKTDTQKAAQEQKNQMADAVAKVEAEIVRYENAIKKQNDLRNKNKVEILNEEKKITDTVEKLICDLREHERKMKDKFREIYEAEQKHHATRLENFELVATQLKSCFERCQSILDRNFSVEILQTNHAILGRCNELLNVRKPDLYMSPHVHYLVEKKLDLMDRVVVTKTDPSKCLAEGQDSKEVKVRKETYFVIVTKDSDGFQCYRQDDKIKVDILTPEGDQLKTDIKDTKDGKYTVTYTPQCAGQHRVEILVNGQPLNGSPWIVQVHHHQYQFAFQFGSEGKERGGFDGINDIDVSDKTGTIAVAEYGNERMQLFRSEGKFRRAIRLDDAPLFVAFTDSGDLLTLVQESDEKLHEEPYSWLHLFSEEGHFIKYINDDHLDKPRARRLSIASDGRIIITHYGDKKIKVLSPDGNDLLQSFSAPDCVDIPECAIYQQDKFFVSYYYAGCVKVFDKRGVYLHDIGCKGSNDGQFDGPDGLVIDRYNQLIVCDARNQRLQLFTLSGKFLSKIDEQYFKNGFQPSHVAINSSGSLIVANSYDGLISVFH; encoded by the coding sequence ATGGATGTTCAacagcttttcaaaaatcttaaAAAGGAAGCAGAATGCTCATTGTGCATAGAGACAGTAAAAAATCCCAAGACATTAGCATGTCTTCACTCATTCTGCCTGGAGTGTCTCAACCGACATGCAAACTTCGCAAGGAGACAGCTAAAAGCGACAATCAAATGTCCGGTTTGCCAGACTTCATTCCAAATTCCCGATACAGACACCTTCGAGAATTTGCCGTCATCGTTTCATCTCAACCGACTGGTGGATGTTCTGGCTCTAGAAGATGGCAGCGTACAGTCTCAAAGATGCAGCAGTTGTGACGAGAACAACACCGCAACAAGTTACTGTTTCGTGTGCCAGGATTTTCTGTGCGCATCTTGTTTTGAAGCTCACCAACGCTTGAAGGCCACAAGGGGTCATCGCAATGTTTTGATCGACAAACTGCAAGCGCAAGATGTGCAAGAGTTGATCCACAGACCCGTGATGTGTTCACAGCAATATCATGAAGATCAACCCCTCGAATTTTACTGCGAAGACTGTAAAGTTCTGATTTGCCACAAATGTACTGTAGTGAGTCATGATCGACACTCTAAGACAGACACTCAGAAAGctgcacaagaacaaaagaaccaaaTGGCCGACGCTGTGGCCAAAGTGGAAGCGGAAATTGTCAGATATGAGAATGCaattaagaaacaaaatgaccttagaaacaaaaacaaagttgaaattttgaacgaggaaaagaaaataacagaCACTGTGGAAAAATTGATTTGTGATTTGCGAGAACACGAGAGGAAAATGAAGGACAAATTTCGTGAAATTTATGAAGCGGAACAAAAACATCACGCAACGCGACTGGAAAACTTCGAGCTGGTTGCCACCCAGCTGAAAAGCTGCTTCGAACGCTGTCAGAGTATCTTGGATAGAAACTTTAGCGTCGaaattctacaaacaaatcacgCCATCCTCGGACGTTGTAATGAACTGTTAAATGTAAGAAAACCCGATCTTTACATGTCGCCACATGTACATTACTTGGTGGAAAAGAAATTGGATCTTATGGATCGAGTTGTTGTCACGAAGACTGATCCCTCAAAGTGCTTAGCTGAAGGTCAAGACAGCAAGGAAGTAAAAGTAAGGAAGGAGACATATTTCGTCATTGTTACAAAGGATTCAGATGGATTTCAATGTTATCGACAAGATGATAAAATCAAAGTCGACATATTGACTCCAGAAGGTGATCAACTAAAAACAGACATTAAAGACACCAAAGACGGCAAATACACAGTGACATATACACCACAGTGTGCCGGACAACACAGAGTAGAGATCCTTGTGAATGGACAGCCACTGAATGGTAGTCCTTGGATTGTGCaggttcatcatcatcaatatcaaTTTGCCTTTCAGTTTGGTTCAGAAGGGAAGGAACGAGGAGGATTTGATGGCATTAACGATATTGATGTGAGTGATAAAACTGGAACGATTGCTGTTGCAGAATACGGGAATGAAAGAATGCAACTGTTTCGCTCTGAAGGAAAGTTTCGAAGGGCGATAAGACTTGATGATGCACCTTTGTTTGTGGCATTTACAGACTCTGGCGACCTGCTGACTTTAGTTCAGGAAAGCGACGAGAAGCTTCATGAAGAGCCATACTCTTGGCTTCATTTGTTCAGTGAGGAGGGTCACTTCATCAAATACATCAATGATGATCATCTTGATAAACCACGTGCACGTCGCCTTTCCATAGCGAGTGATGGTCGTATAATCATAACTCACTATGGGGACAAGAAAATCAAGGTCCTCTCCCCAGACGGGAATGACTTGCTCCAGTCCTTCAGTGCCCCAGACTGTGTTGATATCCCCGAATGCGCTATTTATCAGCAGgacaaattctttgtttcttatTACTATGCTGGTTGTGTCAAGGTATTTGACAAAAGAGGAGTGTATTTACACGACATTGGCTGTAAGGGGTCCAATGATGGTCAGTTTGATGGTCCTGATGGACTCGTTATTGACAGGTACAACCAACTCATTGTGTGTGATGCACGTAACCAAAGGCTGCAACTCTTCACCCTGAGCGGCAAGTTTTTGAGTAAAATTGATGAACAGTACTTTAAAAATGGCTTTCAGCCTTCTCACGTTGCTATAAACAGTAGTGGCAGTCTCATAGTTGCCAACTCATACGACGGACTCATTTCCGTTTTCCATTAA